The nucleotide sequence CAGACTATCAAACGGTGTACTTCCAAAAACTTCAATGATCGAATCACACTTAGATGAATCAAAAAAGAAGTGGAACAAAGTCTTCTTCAGCCTATCTCTAGGGTTAATTCTATGCTTTTTGCTAAGTATTTCTCTTGGATCAGTGTCTATCCCGTTGAATTATTTTTTTAAGCATTTCTTGGGATCAGGCGACAATCATGTCTGGTCTAACATCATCATTAACTTTCGTTTACCTAAAGCTCTAACTTCAATTTTGGCGGGGAGTGCATTAGCAGTTTGCGGCCTTCAAATGCAAACGTTGTTTCGGAACCCTCTAGCTGGACCATTCATTTTAGGTATCAGTTCTGGAGCTGGACTTGGTGTGGCTCTAGTCATCTTTCTAGGTATTTGGTTGGGTGGATTCATTGGCATGTCTGGAATTGGAAGAAGCTGGTTACTGGTTGGGGCTTCTGGGATTGGCTCATTCCTTGTGTTATCAGTTGTACTAATTGCATCTTTTAGAATTAGATCAGGAGTTTCATTACTCATCATAGGGCTCATGTTTGGCTCTGCTGTAAGTGCTTTAGTAAGCATCCTACAATATTTCAGTCAGGCAGAAAACATACAAGCTTATGTAATCTGGACTTTTGGAAGCTTGGGAAGCCTTTCATGGATGGAGCTTGATGTAATGGGGCCTATAATCTTACTTTCACTCATCTTATCCTTTATTCTCTCTAAATCACTAAATGCCTTACTGTTGGGAGAAAATTATGCTGAGTCATTGGGATTAAATTTGAAGCAAGCTAGAATGTTGATAATCATCAATACCAGTATATTGGCGGGAACAGTTACTGCATTTTGTGGTCCAATTGCATTCATTGGTTTAGCTGTTCCTCATATGGCTAGAATGCTCTTCAATACTGGAAATCATCTTCTGCTTACCCCATTAGTAATTCTGCTGGGAGGTATATCTCTAACACTTTTTGATATTATTGCGCAATTGCCTGGTGTTCAAGAAACGCTTCCTATTAATGCAGTGACTTCTCTCTTTGGCGCTCCTTTTGTTATCTGGTTAATCTTAAAGAAATCAAATCTTAACTATCAATTCTAAATGGATTTACTGAAGGTTGATCGATTAAGCATAGGGTACGGTCCCAATAAAAGGCTAGCAAAAAATATTAATCTAGCGTTAAAATCAGGAGAATTGGTTGGTCTGGTAGGTCAAAATGGTGTTGGCAAATCCACCTTTATTCGAACAATCTCTGGCCTTCAACCCCTATTGGAAGGAGAAATATATCTTTCAAGCGAATCTATACACTCCATCTCCCAAAAATCAATCGCTCAAAAAATTAGTGTAGTTCTCACCGGCAAACCAGATTCGTTAAATCTTTCTGTTTTAGAACTAATTACCCTTGGTCGTCATCCTTACTCTGGATGGCTAGGAAATCTTAAAAAAGAAGATAAGGAGATTATCGAGCAATCCATTTCGCAAATGGAAATCAACTATCTGGTCAAAAAACGATTATTTGAATTAAGTGATGGACAACTTCAGAAAGTGATGATTGCCAGAGCGCTAGCTCAAGATACAGATTTGATTATTCTGGACGAACCTACATCTCATTTGGACTTAAAGAACAAAATCGAAGTACTTCAACTCTTAAAAAAAATTGCTATTTCGGGAAAATCAGTTCTCATCTCAACACATGAAATTCAGCTTTCATCTCAAGTGTGTGATCAATTTTGGTGCATGGACTTTGGGAAAGAAATGTTGATTGGAAAACCCAGAGCTCTAATTAAAGATGGCACTTTGCAGGATTATTTACATATCCCTAAAAACACTTTGATATAAAAAAAGAAAGGGACCCGGGTGGGTCCCTTTTACGGGTGAGATAATCGTAACCTAACCTAACCGAATAGAAACGTGCCTTTGCACGCCAACTCACCCATTTCACCTAATCACCAATATGTGGTACGTAAATAACCGAATTTAGATTGAGAAGGTTTCGATATTTTTTTGTCAACCACTAGACAAACAAGATTTATTACAAAGAAAAGATTCTCTATTTATCACCACAGCACCATTAAAGATTATCAACTATCCTCCTGCCCAAGGTTTAGCTCATTATTTCACTTACTACTTTTATTAACTTTTTTTAACAGTGCACATCTCAAAATTTAAATAACAAGCCTAAATATTTCTGCTCACTACCAAGGGTATTTATAATCAAAGTATGTCAATGGCTTGACAATAGATATTGGTTCTTAGTAACTTCAAAGCTGTCGACGCTTCATCAGCGTATTATTGATTTTTATAATCTCACTCAATGCAAAAAATTGTCATTATTGGGAATGGAGTAGCTGGTATTACAACAGCACGCCATGTCCGCAAGCTCTCCGATGACCAGATCACGGTTATATCAGGAGAGACAGATCATTTCTTTTCTCGAACAGCGCTTATGTATATCTACATGGGACATATGAAGTATGAAAATACTAAGCCTTATGAAGATTGGTTTTGGGAAAAAAATAGAATAGACCTCAAAAAAGCCTGGGTCAAATCAATTGATTTTGACAAAAAAGAGATCCAATTTGAAGGATCTGAATCTATGGCTTATGATAAACTAATTCTTGCTACAGGAAGTCAATCAAACAAGTTTGGGTGGCCTGGACAGGATCTCAATGGTGTACAGGGGCTTTATTCCTACCAAGATTTGGAGCTGATGGAGAAGAATACCACGGGTGTAAAACAGGCGATAATTCTTGGCGGAGGTTTGATAGGTGTGGAGATGGCCGAAATGCTTCATTCCAGACATATCCCGGTAACGTATCTCATACGTGAAGAGCATTTTTGGGGGAATATGTTACCTGAAGAAGAAGCAACTCTTATTGACGGTCATTTAGCCAAAAATGGCATTGATTTAAGGCAGCAAACTGAACTAGAAGAAATCATAGATAATGGCAATGGGCGCGTAAAGGGGATTAAAACAAAATCCGGCGAAATCATTGATTGTCAATTCGTAGGATTGACAGTTGGCGTTCACCCCAATTTAGATTTAGTAAAAGAAACTAAAGTTGAAACAGACAGAGGAATATTAGTAGACGAAAATCTACAGACAAGTGTTCCGGATGTTTATGCTATAGGTGATTGTGCACAATTGAAAAATCCACCATCTCATCGCAGACCAATCGAAGCGGTTTGGTATGTAGGAAGAATGATGGGTGAAACGGTTGCTCGAACCGTAACTGGTAATAAGACTAAGTATCAACCAGGCGTTTGGTTTAACTCGGCCAAATTTTTTGATATTGAATATCAGAATTATGGCACTGTACTGCCTGGTTGCCCGGAGGGTTCTGGATCTTTTTATTGGGAATGTGTGGACAAAGAGAAGTGCATAAAAATCATTTATAAAAAAGATAGTCTCGAAGTTCAAGGAGTAAATCTTTTCGGCATTAGAAATAGACATGAAATATGGAACAAATGGTTAACTGAAAAGAGGCCTCTTGATTATATTATTTCAAATCTCCCAGAAGCTAATTTCGATCCCGAATTTTTTAAACATTGGGAAGGAGAAATTCAACAGAAATTCAACGCTGAATTTCCAGATAAGCAAGTAAACGTCAGAAAAAAAGGATTCCTAGAAAAACTATTCGTATAGAACTAACCGCTAAGATAACTGAGTCGTGAACAGAGAACACAGAGAATTAAATATTAATGAAATTACTGAAAAAGTGATTGGATGCGCTATTTGTGTTCATACAGAATTAGGTCCTGGTCTTCTTGAATCTGCATATCAAGAATGCTTGTTCTATGAATTACAATCAGAAGGGCTATTTGTAGAAAAAGAGAAACCATTGCCTCTTTTATACAAAAGTGTAAAAATGGAGTGCGGTTATAGGGTTGATCTTTTGGTTGAGAAGAAAGTAATCGTAGAATTGAAATCAGTCGAGGCTCTAACTGATGTTC is from Marinobacter alexandrii and encodes:
- a CDS encoding ABC transporter ATP-binding protein yields the protein MDLLKVDRLSIGYGPNKRLAKNINLALKSGELVGLVGQNGVGKSTFIRTISGLQPLLEGEIYLSSESIHSISQKSIAQKISVVLTGKPDSLNLSVLELITLGRHPYSGWLGNLKKEDKEIIEQSISQMEINYLVKKRLFELSDGQLQKVMIARALAQDTDLIILDEPTSHLDLKNKIEVLQLLKKIAISGKSVLISTHEIQLSSQVCDQFWCMDFGKEMLIGKPRALIKDGTLQDYLHIPKNTLI
- a CDS encoding iron ABC transporter permease; translation: MIESHLDESKKKWNKVFFSLSLGLILCFLLSISLGSVSIPLNYFFKHFLGSGDNHVWSNIIINFRLPKALTSILAGSALAVCGLQMQTLFRNPLAGPFILGISSGAGLGVALVIFLGIWLGGFIGMSGIGRSWLLVGASGIGSFLVLSVVLIASFRIRSGVSLLIIGLMFGSAVSALVSILQYFSQAENIQAYVIWTFGSLGSLSWMELDVMGPIILLSLILSFILSKSLNALLLGENYAESLGLNLKQARMLIIINTSILAGTVTAFCGPIAFIGLAVPHMARMLFNTGNHLLLTPLVILLGGISLTLFDIIAQLPGVQETLPINAVTSLFGAPFVIWLILKKSNLNYQF
- a CDS encoding GxxExxY protein, whose product is MNREHRELNINEITEKVIGCAICVHTELGPGLLESAYQECLFYELQSEGLFVEKEKPLPLLYKSVKMECGYRVDLLVEKKVIVELKSVEALTDVHVAQVLTYLKLSNNKIGLLINFNSFRVKDGLKRLINKYYEPQFSQSITSDSSVVK
- a CDS encoding FAD-dependent oxidoreductase, with the translated sequence MQKIVIIGNGVAGITTARHVRKLSDDQITVISGETDHFFSRTALMYIYMGHMKYENTKPYEDWFWEKNRIDLKKAWVKSIDFDKKEIQFEGSESMAYDKLILATGSQSNKFGWPGQDLNGVQGLYSYQDLELMEKNTTGVKQAIILGGGLIGVEMAEMLHSRHIPVTYLIREEHFWGNMLPEEEATLIDGHLAKNGIDLRQQTELEEIIDNGNGRVKGIKTKSGEIIDCQFVGLTVGVHPNLDLVKETKVETDRGILVDENLQTSVPDVYAIGDCAQLKNPPSHRRPIEAVWYVGRMMGETVARTVTGNKTKYQPGVWFNSAKFFDIEYQNYGTVLPGCPEGSGSFYWECVDKEKCIKIIYKKDSLEVQGVNLFGIRNRHEIWNKWLTEKRPLDYIISNLPEANFDPEFFKHWEGEIQQKFNAEFPDKQVNVRKKGFLEKLFV